The sequence TTATAGCATAATAGGACGTTAAATTTTGCATATCTTGCATTTCAAACAGGGTTCAACTATAGTTTTGTCTAGGTCACCACACCCACAGAAGACTGCCCCCAACGATTGACCTTGAGGCCAACCTGAGTTACATTGGGTTACAGGTATCAACTGATTCAACTAGGGGGAAACGCTTCCAAAATAAGTGGAAGCGTTACCAAATGGGTCAGTCGACCAGTAAAGGAGAAGTGCATGAAAAAAGCAACCCTTGCAATGGCTGTCCTCAGCCTGGCCCTCGGAAGTGCCCAAGCTGCCAAGATCACCGTCTGGACCCACTACAGTGGCCCAGAGCAAGCCTGGCTGGTCAACGCTGCCAAATCCTTCGGCGCCAAAACCGGCAACACCGTCGAAGTTGTGGCTGTTCCCTTTGGTGACATCAAAACCAAAATGATCAACGGCGCTTCCAAAGGCGAAGGTCCTGATCTGGTTGCCACCATTCCTCACGACTGGCTCGGCGAAATGGCCGCTGCTGGTGTGGTGGAAGACATGGGCAAATACGTGACGGGCGCTGCCAAGTCCGACATCGAAAAAGTGGGTCTGACCGCCTTCACCTACAAAGGCAAACTTTTCGGTGTGCCCCTGTTCGCTGAAGCTGTGGGCGTGGTCTACAACAAAAAACTGGTTCCCAAAGCCCCCACCAGCTGGAGTGCTTTCCTGAAAACCGCCACCACCCTGACCAACCCCTCCAAGGGCACCTACGGCTTCCTGGCTGACCTCACCAACAGCTACATGAACTACGGTGTGATCAGCGCTTACGGCGGCTACATCTTCAAAAACAACGGTGGCACCCTGGACACCGGCGACCTTGGCATCGGCAACGCTGGCGCTGAAAAAGCCATGTCCTTCCTGAACGACCTGCGCTACAAGTACAAACTGGTTCCTGAAGGCGTGGACGGCCAGCTCGCCAAAGCTGCTTTCGTGGACGGTCAACTCGGCATGTTCCTGACCGGTCCCTGGGACATCGGCGACATCAAAAAAGCCAAAATCGACTACGGCATCATGCCCTTCCCAACCCCTCCCGGAGCCTCTGGCAAGTGGAGCCCCTTCGTGGGCGTGCAGGGCCTCGTGATGAACAGCTACAGCAAATCCAAAGCTGAATCTGCTGCTTTCGCCAAGTTCCTCGCCGAGTCTGGCAGCATCATCGACTTCAACAAAGCCGGTGGACGCATCCCCGTCAGCAAGAAAGCCAAGAAAGCCCTCGCCAGTGACCCTGTGGTTGCAGGCTTCGGCAAAACCATCGCCATGGGAACCCCCATGCCCAACGTGCCCGAAATGGGCAGCGTCTGGGGACCCTGGGGCAACGCTGTGAACCTCAGCACCTCCAAAGCTGGCGTTGACTACGGCAAGATTCTTGACGCAGCCGTCAAAGAAATCAAGTCCAACATCAAGTAAGCCTTAAATGACCTGGAGGCTGGGGGGAAGTCCTCCCAGCCTCTCTTGCCGAGGGAGACAACCCATGACCATTCGAACTGAAGTGCCACCCCAAGGTACGCGAGGATTGGTGACAGCCCTGGCGATTCTCGCTGTATTGCTGCTTGCCAGTCTGGGAATTGCGTGGTTGCTTGGCCAGTGGACCACCAGCAGCTTTCCTGAAGCG is a genomic window of Deinococcus misasensis DSM 22328 containing:
- a CDS encoding maltose ABC transporter substrate-binding protein — its product is MKKATLAMAVLSLALGSAQAAKITVWTHYSGPEQAWLVNAAKSFGAKTGNTVEVVAVPFGDIKTKMINGASKGEGPDLVATIPHDWLGEMAAAGVVEDMGKYVTGAAKSDIEKVGLTAFTYKGKLFGVPLFAEAVGVVYNKKLVPKAPTSWSAFLKTATTLTNPSKGTYGFLADLTNSYMNYGVISAYGGYIFKNNGGTLDTGDLGIGNAGAEKAMSFLNDLRYKYKLVPEGVDGQLAKAAFVDGQLGMFLTGPWDIGDIKKAKIDYGIMPFPTPPGASGKWSPFVGVQGLVMNSYSKSKAESAAFAKFLAESGSIIDFNKAGGRIPVSKKAKKALASDPVVAGFGKTIAMGTPMPNVPEMGSVWGPWGNAVNLSTSKAGVDYGKILDAAVKEIKSNIK